One part of the Elusimicrobiota bacterium genome encodes these proteins:
- a CDS encoding DUF1016 family protein gives MKNKLKTITNRQYGILLNRASDIITDTRAKIVCDIDVLQASAYWRIGKIIIETEQHGAARAGYGDALINRLSQDMTARFGRGFSETTLKMMRLFYQSFPIRQASDKLLNRKNNSIRQTVSDEFEPKLSWSHYCELLKEDNLKARAFYELETMENGWSMRELRRQMDSLLYERLCLSKDKKKVKELSHKGQVIEKPEDAVKDPYILEFLGLKEETAYTETQLEQAVIDNLQRFLLEMGKGFTFVARQKRITIINRHYFIDLVLYNRFLKCFVLVDFKRGELTHADAGQMNFYLNYFRENENAEGENPPIGIMLCSKKNAVFAKYVLGNINNKIFASKYKLALPTEKELDEKLRITEK, from the coding sequence ATGAAGAATAAACTTAAAACAATTACTAACCGCCAGTATGGAATTTTGCTAAATAGGGCATCTGATATCATTACTGATACCCGGGCAAAGATTGTCTGCGATATTGATGTTCTTCAAGCGTCAGCATATTGGAGAATAGGCAAGATTATCATAGAAACTGAACAGCACGGAGCCGCAAGGGCCGGATATGGAGATGCTTTGATAAACAGGCTTTCTCAGGATATGACTGCCCGTTTTGGACGCGGTTTTTCAGAAACAACCCTGAAAATGATGCGGTTATTTTACCAGTCTTTTCCAATTCGTCAGGCGTCTGACAAATTGTTGAACCGGAAAAATAACTCAATTCGTCAGACAGTGTCTGACGAATTTGAACCCAAGCTTTCCTGGTCCCATTACTGTGAATTATTGAAGGAAGATAACCTTAAAGCCCGGGCCTTTTATGAGCTGGAAACTATGGAGAATGGTTGGTCTATGCGGGAATTGCGGAGACAGATGGATTCCCTATTATATGAACGGCTTTGTTTGAGCAAAGACAAAAAGAAAGTCAAAGAGTTGTCGCATAAAGGACAGGTTATTGAAAAGCCCGAAGATGCTGTCAAAGACCCATATATCCTTGAATTCCTTGGACTTAAAGAAGAAACAGCCTATACAGAAACACAGCTTGAGCAGGCTGTGATTGACAATCTACAGCGTTTTTTGCTTGAAATGGGCAAAGGGTTTACTTTTGTTGCCCGCCAGAAACGCATTACAATAATAAACAGGCATTACTTTATAGACCTCGTATTGTATAACAGGTTTTTAAAATGTTTTGTGCTTGTTGATTTTAAACGCGGGGAACTTACTCATGCGGATGCCGGGCAGATGAATTTTTACCTGAACTACTTCCGCGAAAACGAAAATGCCGAAGGTGAAAACCCGCCAATCGGGATTATGTTGTGTTCAAAGAAAAATGCAGTATTCGCAAAATATGTTTTAGGAAACATCAATAATAAAATCTTTGCATCAAAATATAAGCTGGCTCTGCCTACTGAAAAAGAACTTGATGAAAAGCTCCGTATAACAGAGAAATAA